A window of bacterium contains these coding sequences:
- a CDS encoding SDR family oxidoreductase: MDEIRLDGKVAVVTGGGHGIGRGIAERLAQAGADLVIAGRKPDALDAAHTAIERLGRRCVTVTADVRDDGAGRRIADRAVSAFGRLDVLVNNAGINHRTPTLEVTEAEWDEVVDTNLKGVFFCAQAAARVMLAAGGGSIVNVGSTMSFVALPNRATYCASKGGVATLTKQLAMEWAPRGIRVNAVAPTFVETEMTAEVLRDPATRAQVIGRIPMGRVLDVDEVARTVLYLASPAASGITGIILPVDGGYLAH, encoded by the coding sequence ATGGACGAGATTCGTCTTGACGGCAAAGTGGCGGTCGTGACGGGCGGCGGGCACGGGATCGGCCGCGGTATCGCGGAGCGGCTCGCGCAAGCGGGCGCGGATCTGGTCATCGCCGGCCGGAAGCCGGACGCGCTGGACGCGGCGCACACCGCGATCGAACGGCTGGGCCGGCGGTGCGTTACCGTGACGGCGGACGTGCGCGACGACGGAGCCGGGCGGCGGATCGCCGATCGCGCGGTGTCCGCCTTCGGACGCCTCGACGTCCTCGTCAACAACGCCGGGATCAACCACCGCACGCCGACGCTGGAGGTGACCGAGGCCGAGTGGGACGAGGTGGTCGACACGAACTTGAAAGGGGTGTTCTTCTGCGCGCAGGCCGCGGCGCGGGTCATGCTGGCGGCCGGCGGCGGCTCCATCGTCAACGTCGGCTCGACGATGAGCTTCGTCGCCCTGCCGAACCGCGCGACCTACTGCGCGAGCAAGGGCGGCGTGGCCACCCTCACCAAACAGCTCGCCATGGAGTGGGCCCCGCGCGGGATCCGCGTCAACGCCGTGGCGCCGACGTTCGTCGAGACGGAGATGACGGCGGAAGTGCTGCGGGACCCCGCCACCCGCGCGCAGGTGATCGGCCGCATCCCGATGGGGCGCGTCCTCGACGTCGACGAGGTCGCCCGAACGGTCCTGTACCTGGCGTCACCGGCCGCCTCTGGCATCACCGGGATCATCCTGCCGGTCGACGGAGGATATCTCGCGCACTGA
- a CDS encoding ABC transporter permease: MAAGAAIPSPRTRKTTLWRRLGKSWQVRIGGAIVALLVLTVGAAPFLAVADPTQPDVLARFAGPSHAHPFGTDNLGRDIFSQIVYGSRISLSIGLISVGIGAAFGITLGLLAGFYRRLDNAIMRVIDVLLAFPGLLLAIAIVGALGPSLQNAMIAVGIATIPGFVRIVRSAVLRVRSNEYVDAARAVGVRDARLLMRYVLPNVSSEIIVTATLGMASAILFAAALSFLGLGAQPPTPEWGAMVLVARNYLDVAPHQAFFPIAAIFVTILGFNFLGDGLRDALDPRLYR, from the coding sequence ATGGCGGCGGGCGCCGCCATCCCCTCGCCGCGGACGCGCAAGACCACGCTGTGGCGCCGGCTCGGCAAGTCGTGGCAGGTGCGCATCGGCGGGGCGATCGTGGCGCTGCTCGTGCTCACGGTGGGGGCCGCGCCGTTCCTCGCCGTCGCGGATCCGACCCAACCGGACGTCCTGGCCCGCTTCGCGGGGCCGTCGCACGCGCATCCGTTCGGCACGGACAATCTCGGGCGGGACATCTTCAGCCAGATCGTCTACGGCAGCCGCATCTCCCTCAGCATCGGCCTCATCTCCGTCGGTATCGGGGCCGCGTTCGGAATCACGCTCGGCCTGCTCGCCGGGTTCTACCGGCGCCTGGACAATGCGATCATGCGCGTGATCGACGTCCTGCTGGCGTTCCCGGGACTGCTGCTCGCGATCGCGATCGTCGGGGCGCTCGGGCCGAGCCTCCAGAACGCGATGATCGCCGTCGGCATCGCGACCATCCCCGGATTCGTCCGCATCGTCCGGAGCGCCGTGCTGCGCGTGCGCTCCAACGAGTACGTCGACGCGGCGCGGGCCGTCGGGGTGCGGGACGCCCGCCTGCTCATGCGGTACGTGCTGCCGAACGTCTCGTCCGAGATCATCGTCACGGCCACGCTCGGCATGGCGTCGGCGATCCTGTTCGCGGCGGCGCTCTCGTTCCTCGGCCTGGGCGCCCAGCCGCCTACGCCGGAATGGGGCGCGATGGTCCTCGTCGCCCGCAACTACCTGGACGTCGCGCCGCACCAGGCGTTCTTTCCGATCGCGGCCATCTTCGTCACGATTCTGGGCTTCAACTTTCTTGGGGACGGTCTGCGGGACGCGCTCGATCCACGGCTCTACCGGTAG
- a CDS encoding ABC transporter permease has product MASYIAGRLVQAVPVLLGVSVLVFLILHLTPGNPALVVAGPDAPPSVVRDIERTLGLDQPLYVQYGRYLARMARGDLGRSIRSREPVLGRLIDTLPVTLGLATVGVVWTTLVSVPMGILAAYRRNSLLDLSTIFAVLAGNAMPVFAIGLILLWVFAINLRWFPLTGYESLRTPEGWRHIALPAITVSSGVIPLLTRLTRSSMLEVLHQDYVRSARAKGVRETAVIVRHAFRNALLPVITIIGLQFGGLLTGAFITESIFSLPGMGRLVVQAILGRDFPVVQGGVLLFAVTFVVTNILVDVGYAAADPRIRYG; this is encoded by the coding sequence ATGGCCTCGTACATCGCGGGGCGCCTCGTACAGGCGGTGCCCGTGCTGCTGGGCGTGTCCGTGCTGGTCTTCCTGATCCTGCACCTCACGCCCGGCAACCCGGCGCTGGTGGTGGCCGGCCCCGACGCGCCGCCGTCCGTGGTGCGCGACATCGAGCGCACCCTCGGCCTGGACCAGCCCCTGTACGTGCAGTACGGCCGCTACCTCGCGCGGATGGCCCGCGGCGATCTTGGCCGGTCGATCCGCTCCCGCGAGCCCGTGCTGGGGCGCCTCATCGACACGCTCCCGGTGACCCTCGGGCTTGCGACGGTGGGTGTCGTGTGGACCACGCTGGTGAGCGTGCCGATGGGCATCTTGGCGGCGTACCGCCGGAACTCGCTCCTCGATCTCTCCACGATCTTCGCCGTGCTGGCGGGCAACGCGATGCCGGTCTTCGCGATCGGCCTCATTCTCCTGTGGGTGTTCGCGATCAATTTACGCTGGTTTCCGCTGACCGGCTACGAATCGCTGCGGACCCCGGAGGGGTGGCGGCACATCGCCCTGCCGGCGATCACGGTGAGCAGCGGGGTGATCCCGCTCCTGACACGCCTGACGCGATCGTCGATGCTCGAGGTGCTTCACCAAGACTACGTGCGCAGCGCACGCGCGAAGGGCGTGCGCGAGACCGCGGTGATCGTCCGGCACGCGTTCCGCAACGCGCTGCTGCCGGTGATCACGATTATCGGGCTGCAGTTCGGCGGCCTGCTCACCGGCGCGTTTATCACCGAGTCGATCTTTTCGCTGCCGGGCATGGGCCGGCTCGTCGTGCAGGCGATCCTCGGGCGCGACTTCCCGGTCGTGCAGGGGGGCGTGCTGCTGTTCGCGGTGACCTTCGTCGTCACGAACATCCTCGTCGACGTCGGGTACGCCGCGGCCGATCCCAGGATCAGGTACGGTTGA
- a CDS encoding ABC transporter substrate-binding protein, translating to MLPISRWLVSGCVALALAATPALVLSAPGAGPTFTVARSEETETLDPERTTAVSSAEVDYLLYDTLTSQDYDNTVKPGLADKWTVSPDGKTYTFTLKQGVRFASGKPFTSADVKFTLDRWRTLKGSPSAFNISPVQSVDAPNPQTVVLHLKEPLSILLVNLASYAASIVNSDAVNKAGDDYGTGVGKVDGTGPFLLREWVRNDRLVVTRNPNYNWGPPIYQNRGPAHLGTVVMKVITEDTPRLASVEVGDAQFDANIPGQALDRLTREGKLQVIRYSDLNTAFIGFKLGHKPLDDLKVRQAINYGVNRQEIIQGAYYGLAEEAFGPLAPGTPGWWSGVKNIAYHYNPSTAKRMLDEDGWTQPRPGATRVKNGQPLSLVFLWTPGAAFDSVVPLVQAELGGIGVGVRPQQLEWTAFLAALRAGQHDMFLINVRYVTADVLSFYFKSTQRPAPNRFDWADPETDRLLDISRSSTSTADQMTAYQKLQQIIVSNAIWIPLVHEKRVVVASKRLVVPKMHANVLYKMLDLDLK from the coding sequence ATGCTTCCGATCAGCCGCTGGCTCGTCTCCGGATGTGTCGCCCTCGCCCTGGCCGCGACGCCCGCGCTCGTGCTCAGCGCGCCCGGCGCGGGTCCGACGTTCACGGTCGCGCGCTCAGAAGAGACGGAAACGCTCGACCCGGAACGCACGACCGCGGTGTCGTCCGCCGAGGTCGACTATCTCCTCTACGACACCCTGACCTCGCAGGACTACGACAACACGGTGAAGCCCGGCCTGGCGGATAAATGGACGGTCTCGCCGGACGGCAAGACGTACACCTTCACGCTCAAGCAGGGCGTCCGCTTTGCGTCGGGCAAACCGTTCACGTCCGCGGACGTGAAGTTTACGCTCGACCGCTGGCGGACGCTCAAGGGCTCGCCGAGCGCCTTCAACATCTCGCCGGTCCAGAGCGTGGACGCCCCGAACCCGCAGACCGTGGTGCTGCATTTGAAGGAGCCGCTGTCGATCCTCCTCGTGAACCTCGCCAGCTACGCGGCGAGCATCGTGAACTCGGACGCGGTCAACAAAGCGGGCGACGACTACGGCACCGGCGTCGGCAAGGTCGACGGCACGGGGCCGTTCCTCCTGCGCGAGTGGGTGCGGAACGACCGCCTTGTCGTCACGCGCAACCCCAACTACAACTGGGGGCCGCCAATCTACCAGAACCGCGGGCCCGCGCACCTCGGCACGGTCGTGATGAAGGTCATCACAGAGGACACGCCGCGCCTCGCGTCCGTCGAGGTCGGCGACGCGCAGTTCGACGCGAACATTCCGGGGCAGGCGCTGGACCGGCTCACCCGCGAGGGCAAGCTGCAGGTCATCCGCTATAGCGATCTCAACACCGCGTTTATCGGCTTCAAGCTGGGGCACAAGCCGCTCGACGATCTGAAGGTGCGCCAGGCGATCAACTACGGCGTCAACCGGCAGGAGATCATCCAGGGCGCGTACTACGGCCTGGCCGAGGAAGCCTTTGGCCCGCTCGCGCCCGGCACGCCGGGATGGTGGAGCGGCGTCAAGAACATCGCCTACCACTACAACCCGAGCACGGCGAAGCGCATGCTCGACGAGGACGGCTGGACGCAGCCGCGCCCGGGCGCCACGCGCGTGAAGAACGGCCAGCCGCTCTCGCTCGTGTTTCTCTGGACGCCGGGCGCGGCCTTCGACTCCGTCGTGCCGCTGGTCCAGGCGGAGCTCGGCGGCATCGGCGTCGGCGTGCGGCCCCAGCAGCTGGAGTGGACGGCGTTCCTCGCCGCGCTCCGGGCCGGGCAGCACGACATGTTCCTCATCAACGTCCGCTACGTCACGGCCGACGTGCTGTCGTTCTACTTCAAGAGCACGCAGCGGCCCGCGCCGAACCGGTTCGACTGGGCCGATCCCGAGACGGACCGGCTGCTCGACATCAGCCGGTCCAGCACGAGCACGGCCGATCAAATGACCGCCTATCAAAAGCTGCAGCAGATCATCGTCTCGAACGCCATCTGGATCCCGCTCGTGCACGAGAAGCGCGTGGTCGTGGCGTCGAAGCGTCTCGTCGTGCCGAAGATGCACGCGAACGTCCTCTACAAGATGCTCGATCTCGATCTGAAGTAG